A single window of Pungitius pungitius chromosome 20, fPunPun2.1, whole genome shotgun sequence DNA harbors:
- the cdk19 gene encoding cyclin-dependent kinase 19 isoform X4 — protein sequence MSACREVALLRELKHPNVIALQKVFLSHSDRKVWLLFDYAEHDLWHIIKFHRASKGNKKPTQLPRGMVKSLLYQILDGIHYLHANWVLHRDLKPANILVMGEGPEQGRVKIADMGFARLFNSPLKPLADLDPVVVTFWYRAPELLLGARHYTKAIDIWAIGCIFAELLTSEPIFHCRQEDIKTSNPFHHDQLDRIFSVMGFPADKDWDDIRKMPEYPTLQKDFRRTTYATSSLIKYMEKHKVKPESKVFLLLQKLLTMDPTKRITSEHSLQDPYFLEEPLPTTDVFAGCQIPYPKREFLNEDESEEKTEKNQIQQHQQTTGQTQAQTLQQTATQQAPSQQNLAQTNGNAGATGAATGGGLQHGQDQGPHNKKPRIGPSGASSGTGVLQSEYQLTGSRLGYQSGVQGSTQPQGTMGYSSSSQQSSHYSHQTHRY from the exons ctgttACGAGAACTGAAACATCCAAACGTGATCGCCCTGCAGAAAGTGTTCCTGTCCCACAGCGACAGAAAGGTTTGGCTCCTCTTCGATTATGCCGAGCACGACCTATGG CACATCATCAAGTTCCACCGTGCCTCCAAGGGTAACAAGAAGCCCACACAGCTGCCCAGAGGGATGGTGAAGTCTCTTCTGTATCAGATTCTGGATGGGATCCATTATCTCCATGCCAACTGGGTGCTCCACAGGGACTTG AAACCAGCCAATATCCTGGTGATGGGGGAAGGTCCAGAGCAGGGACGAGTTAAAATCG CCGACATGGGTTTTGCCAGGCTCTTCAACTCTCCCCTCAAGCCGCTGGCGGACCTGGACCCCGTAGTGGTGACGTTCTGGTACAGGGCCCCCGAGCTGCTGTTGGGGGCCCGGCACTACACCAAGGCTATCG ATATTTGGGCCATTGGCTGCATCTTTGCGGAGCTGCTCACATCCGAACCCATCTTTCACTGTCGCCAGGAAGATATCAAAACCAGCAATCCCTTCCATCACGACCAGCTGGACCGGATATTCAGTGTCATGGGATTCCCGGCAG ATAAGGACTGGGACGACATTCGGAAGATGCCGGAGTACCCAACACTGCAGAAAGACTTCAGGAGGACAAC GTATGCAACCAGCAGCTTAATCAAATACATGGAGAAGCATAAAGTCAAACCAGAGAGCAAGGTTTTTCTGTTG CTCCAGAAACTCCTCACCATGGACCCCACCAAAAGAATCACATCAGAGCATTCGCTGCAGGACCCGTACTTCCTGGAGGAGCCATTACCAACCACCGA TGTGTTTGCCGGGTGTCAGATCCCGTACCCAAAACGAGAGTTCCTGAACGAAGACGAGTCTgaggagaaaacagaaaag AACCAgatccagcagcaccagcagacaACGGGTCAGACTCAGGCCCAGACCCTTCAACAGACAGCCACCCAGCAGGCCCCCTCCCAGCAGAACTTGGCCCAAACCAATGGCAACGCAGGGGCAACGGGGGCCGCCACCGGCGGGGGTTTGCAACATGGCCAGGACCAGGGGCCCCACAACAAGAAACCTCGGATCGGACCCTCTGGGGCCTCCTCAGGCACTGGGGTGCTACAGTCAGAGTACCAG CTCACTGGCTCCCGCCTCGGTTACCAAAGCGGCGTCCAAGGTTCCACTCAGCCCCAGGGCACCATGGGATACTCGTCATCGTCCCAGCAGAGCTCCCATTACTCCCACCAGACCCACCGTTACTGA
- the cdk19 gene encoding cyclin-dependent kinase 19 isoform X2 encodes MLRSGCIEPVNEQKDTLNISLNVLKLLRELKHPNVIALQKVFLSHSDRKVWLLFDYAEHDLWHIIKFHRASKGNKKPTQLPRGMVKSLLYQILDGIHYLHANWVLHRDLKPANILVMGEGPEQGRVKIADMGFARLFNSPLKPLADLDPVVVTFWYRAPELLLGARHYTKAIDIWAIGCIFAELLTSEPIFHCRQEDIKTSNPFHHDQLDRIFSVMGFPADKDWDDIRKMPEYPTLQKDFRRTTYATSSLIKYMEKHKVKPESKVFLLLQKLLTMDPTKRITSEHSLQDPYFLEEPLPTTDVFAGCQIPYPKREFLNEDESEEKTEKNQIQQHQQTTGQTQAQTLQQTATQQAPSQQNLAQTNGNAGATGAATGGGLQHGQDQGPHNKKPRIGPSGASSGTGVLQSEYQLTGSRLGYQSGVQGSTQPQGTMGYSSSSQQSSHYSHQTHRY; translated from the exons ATGCTTAGATCGGGATGCATTGAGCCGGTGAATGAACAGAAAGACACACTCAATATTTCTCTAAATGTCCTAAAG ctgttACGAGAACTGAAACATCCAAACGTGATCGCCCTGCAGAAAGTGTTCCTGTCCCACAGCGACAGAAAGGTTTGGCTCCTCTTCGATTATGCCGAGCACGACCTATGG CACATCATCAAGTTCCACCGTGCCTCCAAGGGTAACAAGAAGCCCACACAGCTGCCCAGAGGGATGGTGAAGTCTCTTCTGTATCAGATTCTGGATGGGATCCATTATCTCCATGCCAACTGGGTGCTCCACAGGGACTTG AAACCAGCCAATATCCTGGTGATGGGGGAAGGTCCAGAGCAGGGACGAGTTAAAATCG CCGACATGGGTTTTGCCAGGCTCTTCAACTCTCCCCTCAAGCCGCTGGCGGACCTGGACCCCGTAGTGGTGACGTTCTGGTACAGGGCCCCCGAGCTGCTGTTGGGGGCCCGGCACTACACCAAGGCTATCG ATATTTGGGCCATTGGCTGCATCTTTGCGGAGCTGCTCACATCCGAACCCATCTTTCACTGTCGCCAGGAAGATATCAAAACCAGCAATCCCTTCCATCACGACCAGCTGGACCGGATATTCAGTGTCATGGGATTCCCGGCAG ATAAGGACTGGGACGACATTCGGAAGATGCCGGAGTACCCAACACTGCAGAAAGACTTCAGGAGGACAAC GTATGCAACCAGCAGCTTAATCAAATACATGGAGAAGCATAAAGTCAAACCAGAGAGCAAGGTTTTTCTGTTG CTCCAGAAACTCCTCACCATGGACCCCACCAAAAGAATCACATCAGAGCATTCGCTGCAGGACCCGTACTTCCTGGAGGAGCCATTACCAACCACCGA TGTGTTTGCCGGGTGTCAGATCCCGTACCCAAAACGAGAGTTCCTGAACGAAGACGAGTCTgaggagaaaacagaaaag AACCAgatccagcagcaccagcagacaACGGGTCAGACTCAGGCCCAGACCCTTCAACAGACAGCCACCCAGCAGGCCCCCTCCCAGCAGAACTTGGCCCAAACCAATGGCAACGCAGGGGCAACGGGGGCCGCCACCGGCGGGGGTTTGCAACATGGCCAGGACCAGGGGCCCCACAACAAGAAACCTCGGATCGGACCCTCTGGGGCCTCCTCAGGCACTGGGGTGCTACAGTCAGAGTACCAG CTCACTGGCTCCCGCCTCGGTTACCAAAGCGGCGTCCAAGGTTCCACTCAGCCCCAGGGCACCATGGGATACTCGTCATCGTCCCAGCAGAGCTCCCATTACTCCCACCAGACCCACCGTTACTGA